Proteins encoded together in one Caldisericia bacterium window:
- a CDS encoding N-glycosylase/DNA lyase produces the protein MTYNINKLKEINKIYNEIKDKIDERLNEFKNILKNGNDEDLIFEFIFCLLTPQSKAKMCDKAVQNLKKNFNKESLEKALYGVRFKNKKSLYIKEFLEKIKKYKSFKELILSFENDEQRRVFLVKNFKGIGLKEASHFLRNIGLGDNFAILDRHILKNLKEIGIIDNIPKNLSFKKYKEIEDKMRLFSKDINIDMKSLDFILWYKETREVFK, from the coding sequence ATGACCTATAATATTAATAAATTAAAAGAGATTAATAAAATTTATAATGAAATAAAAGATAAAATAGATGAAAGATTAAATGAATTTAAAAATATTTTAAAAAATGGAAATGATGAAGATTTAATTTTTGAATTTATTTTCTGTCTATTAACTCCTCAATCAAAAGCAAAAATGTGTGATAAAGCAGTTCAAAATTTAAAAAAAAATTTCAATAAAGAATCATTAGAAAAAGCTTTATATGGAGTTAGATTTAAAAATAAAAAAAGTTTATATATAAAAGAATTTTTAGAAAAAATAAAAAAATATAAAAGTTTTAAAGAATTAATATTAAGTTTTGAAAATGATGAGCAAAGAAGAGTTTTTCTTGTTAAAAATTTTAAAGGAATTGGATTAAAAGAGGCTTCTCATTTTTTAAGAAATATTGGACTTGGTGATAATTTTGCAATTTTAGATAGACATATTTTGAAAAATTTAAAAGAAATTGGTATAATTGATAATATACCAAAAAATTTATCTTTTAAAAAATATAAAGAAATTGAAGATAAAATGAGATTATTTTCTAAAGATATTAATATAGATATGAAATCTTTAGATTTTATTTTATGGTATAAAGAAACAAGAGAGGTGTTTAAATGA
- a CDS encoding transcriptional repressor: protein MKKELKKNELKDLLIKKGISPSIQRLKTLEYLYENRTHPSVDMIYDKLKNEIPTLSKTTIYNVLRKFIKEGLVKEITIEGNEVRFDIFIQPHAHFKCEKCGKIFDIPYENEAFNLNEIEGNKVKKTEIFFFGICKNCLK from the coding sequence ATGAAAAAAGAGCTTAAGAAAAATGAATTGAAGGATTTGTTAATAAAAAAAGGTATAAGTCCTTCAATTCAAAGATTGAAAACACTTGAGTATCTTTATGAAAATAGAACTCATCCATCAGTTGATATGATTTATGATAAATTAAAAAATGAAATCCCAACACTTTCAAAAACAACTATTTATAATGTTTTAAGAAAATTTATAAAAGAGGGATTAGTAAAAGAGATTACTATTGAGGGTAATGAAGTGAGATTTGATATTTTTATTCAACCTCACGCTCATTTTAAATGCGAAAAATGTGGTAAAATATTTGACATCCCATATGAGAATGAAGCTTTCAATTTAAATGAGATAGAAGGTAATAAAGTAAAAAAAACAGAAATATTTTTTTTTGGAATTTGTAAAAATTGTTTGAAATAG
- a CDS encoding class II SORL domain-containing protein has translation MNLNELFQTGDWKGEKHVPVIEIEGEIKKGELTKVNLTVGKEIPHPNTTEHHIRWISLYFHPRGEKFPYEIGRAEFNAHGESTQGPNTSTIYTAPTVSFFFKTEKEGKLIAFSYCNIHGLWSNSLDINF, from the coding sequence ATGAACTTAAATGAACTATTTCAAACTGGAGACTGGAAAGGTGAAAAGCATGTTCCAGTAATTGAAATTGAAGGAGAAATAAAAAAAGGTGAGTTAACTAAGGTTAATTTAACTGTTGGAAAAGAGATTCCCCATCCAAATACTACCGAACATCACATAAGATGGATTTCTCTTTATTTTCATCCGAGAGGAGAAAAATTTCCATATGAAATTGGAAGAGCTGAATTTAACGCTCATGGTGAATCAACTCAAGGTCCTAATACAAGTACAATTTATACAGCACCTACTGTTTCTTTTTTCTTTAAAACAGAGAAAGAAGGTAAATTAATCGCTTTCTCATACTGTAATATTCATGGATTGTGGAGTAATAGTTTAGATATAAATTTTTAA
- a CDS encoding rubrerythrin family protein, with protein MKKMTEKFLHEAFAGESMAHMKYAIFSEIAEKEGFKNVARLFKAISYAELVHATNHLRNLGLIKHTVDNLQTGIDGETYEIEEMYPVFNNAAKFQEEKGAEISTYYALEAEKIHAVMYKDAKEKVKEGKDIEIEDIYICPVCGFTHIGNPPEKCPVCGISKERFHKF; from the coding sequence ATGAAAAAAATGACAGAAAAATTTTTGCATGAAGCATTTGCAGGTGAATCAATGGCTCATATGAAATATGCTATATTTTCTGAAATTGCAGAAAAAGAAGGTTTCAAAAATGTAGCAAGATTATTTAAAGCTATTTCATATGCTGAACTTGTTCATGCAACAAATCACTTGAGAAATCTTGGTTTAATAAAACACACTGTTGATAATTTACAAACAGGAATTGATGGAGAAACATATGAGATAGAAGAGATGTATCCAGTTTTTAATAATGCAGCAAAATTTCAAGAAGAAAAAGGAGCTGAAATCTCAACTTATTATGCATTAGAAGCAGAAAAAATTCATGCTGTAATGTATAAAGATGCAAAAGAAAAAGTAAAAGAAGGAAAAGATATTGAAATTGAAGATATATACATTTGCCCAGTATGTGGATTTACTCACATTGGAAATCCTCCTGAAAAATGTCCAGTTTGTGGTATTTCTAAAGAAAGATTTCATAAATTTTAA
- a CDS encoding flavin reductase family protein yields MDLTALFKINYGLYIVSSKKDDKYNGQIANAVIQVTAEPPKIAVCLNKNNLTHEYIESSGVFSVSILSKETPLTLIGLFGFKSGRDVDKFKETNFEIGEKTGVPIVKDFTVAYIECKVVDKFDVGTHSIFVGEVLNCGKFNDDEPMTYAYYHEVKKGKASKNAPTFIKENKNQGG; encoded by the coding sequence TTGGATTTAACTGCTTTATTTAAAATAAATTATGGTCTTTATATAGTTAGTTCAAAAAAAGACGATAAATATAATGGACAAATTGCAAATGCAGTAATACAAGTAACAGCAGAACCTCCAAAGATAGCTGTCTGTTTAAATAAGAATAACCTAACTCATGAATATATTGAAAGTAGCGGTGTCTTTTCTGTTTCAATTCTTTCAAAAGAGACTCCACTTACTTTGATTGGTCTTTTTGGATTTAAATCAGGAAGAGATGTTGATAAATTTAAAGAAACTAATTTTGAAATCGGAGAAAAAACAGGAGTTCCGATTGTTAAAGATTTCACAGTTGCTTATATTGAATGTAAAGTTGTTGATAAATTTGATGTTGGAACACACTCTATTTTTGTTGGTGAAGTATTAAATTGTGGTAAATTTAATGATGATGAACCAATGACATATGCATATTATCACGAAGTTAAAAAGGGTAAGGCAAGTAAAAATGCCCCAACCTTTATAAAAGAAAATAAAAATCAAGGAGGTTAA
- a CDS encoding rubredoxin, whose translation MKKYECQVCGYIYDPEVGDPDGGIAPGTPFEDLPDDWVCPVCGADKSNFVEME comes from the coding sequence ATGAAAAAATATGAATGCCAAGTTTGTGGGTATATTTATGACCCTGAAGTAGGAGATCCAGACGGAGGTATTGCTCCAGGGACTCCATTTGAAGATTTACCAGATGATTGGGTATGTCCAGTTTGTGGAGCAGATAAAAGTAATTTTGTAGAAATGGAATAG